The Terriglobus tenax genome contains a region encoding:
- the glmS gene encoding glutamine--fructose-6-phosphate transaminase (isomerizing), translating to MCGIVGYIGPKPVVPVIIEGLRRLEYRGYDSAGIAVAGSDAGLELRRAPGKLRNLEAVIANQPLHGNYGIGHTRWATHGRPTEENAHPHRDCSGTLVVVHNGIVENYLQLKTELTAKGHTFVTETDTEIIAHLIEEELGAPSIRNADGWDSATKLELAVRTAVKRLTGAFAIGVLSANAPNTLIAARSGPPAVIGIGDGEYFLASDVPGILHHTRNIVYLQDGDIAILTPAGARFTDFSGNTVQRPPQRITWDPIQAEKGGYKHFMLKETNEQPRAIRDTTLGRVSLDSGQVFLPDLKLTPQDFARASQLTIAACGTSWHAALAGKFMIERLARIPTEVDYASEYRYRNPIASPNEIGLLITQSGETADTIAAQREMISLGIPTLAICNVVGAAITRDAHGTITTNAGPEIGVASTKAFTAQLTALFTLALYLAQQRGTVTPQQSLHLVTELSKIPGKVEDILRAVDDTCANLAKNFSNARDFLFLGRGIHYPIALEGALKLKEISYIHAEGYPAGEMKHGPNALIDETLPVVVLATQDPTDPQSVLKYEKTLSNIQEVTARSGRVIAIATEGDHQISNLVEHTLHIPAAPELLLPILETVPLQLLAYHIAVRRGCDVDQPRNLAKSVTVE from the coding sequence ATGTGCGGAATCGTCGGATACATCGGCCCGAAACCAGTCGTCCCCGTCATCATTGAAGGCCTTCGCCGCCTCGAATATCGTGGCTATGATTCTGCCGGCATCGCTGTCGCCGGCTCCGACGCCGGGCTTGAGCTTCGCCGCGCTCCCGGCAAACTGCGCAACCTGGAAGCCGTCATCGCCAACCAGCCGCTCCACGGCAACTACGGCATCGGCCACACCCGCTGGGCCACGCACGGCCGCCCCACCGAAGAGAACGCCCACCCCCACCGCGACTGCAGCGGCACCCTCGTCGTCGTCCACAACGGCATCGTCGAGAACTACCTCCAGCTCAAAACCGAGCTCACCGCCAAGGGTCACACCTTCGTCACCGAAACCGACACCGAGATCATCGCCCACTTGATAGAGGAAGAACTGGGTGCCCCATCCATCCGCAACGCGGATGGGTGGGATTCCGCTACCAAGCTCGAACTCGCCGTAAGAACCGCCGTAAAACGCCTCACCGGAGCCTTCGCCATCGGCGTCCTCTCCGCCAACGCGCCCAACACCCTCATCGCCGCGCGCAGCGGACCACCCGCCGTCATCGGCATCGGCGACGGCGAATACTTCCTCGCCTCCGACGTCCCCGGCATCCTGCACCACACCCGCAACATCGTCTACCTGCAGGACGGCGACATCGCCATCCTCACCCCCGCAGGAGCCCGCTTCACCGACTTCTCCGGCAACACCGTCCAGCGCCCGCCGCAGCGCATTACCTGGGACCCCATCCAGGCCGAAAAGGGCGGCTACAAGCACTTCATGCTCAAGGAGACCAACGAGCAGCCGCGCGCCATCCGCGACACCACGCTCGGCCGCGTCTCGCTCGACAGCGGACAGGTCTTCCTGCCCGACCTCAAGCTCACCCCACAGGACTTCGCCCGCGCCAGCCAGCTCACCATCGCCGCCTGCGGCACCAGCTGGCACGCGGCGCTCGCCGGCAAGTTCATGATCGAGCGCCTCGCCCGCATCCCCACTGAAGTCGACTACGCCAGCGAGTACCGCTACCGCAACCCCATCGCCAGCCCCAACGAGATCGGCCTGCTCATCACCCAGTCCGGCGAAACCGCCGACACCATCGCCGCCCAGCGCGAGATGATCTCCCTCGGCATCCCCACCCTCGCCATCTGCAACGTCGTCGGAGCAGCCATCACCCGCGACGCGCACGGCACCATCACCACCAACGCCGGCCCGGAGATCGGCGTCGCCAGCACCAAGGCCTTCACCGCCCAGCTCACCGCACTCTTCACCCTGGCGCTCTACCTGGCACAGCAACGCGGCACCGTTACGCCCCAGCAAAGCCTCCACCTCGTCACCGAGCTCAGCAAAATCCCCGGCAAGGTCGAAGACATCCTCCGCGCCGTCGACGACACCTGCGCCAACCTGGCCAAAAACTTCTCCAACGCCCGCGACTTCCTCTTCCTGGGCCGAGGCATCCACTACCCCATCGCCCTCGAAGGCGCGCTCAAATTGAAAGAAATCAGCTACATCCACGCCGAGGGCTACCCCGCCGGCGAGATGAAGCACGGCCCCAACGCCCTCATCGACGAGACCCTGCCCGTAGTCGTCCTCGCCACCCAGGACCCCACCGACCCGCAGTCGGTCCTCAAGTACGAAAAGACGCTCAGCAATATCCAGGAAGTCACCGCCCGCAGCGGAAGAGTCATCGCCATCGCCACCGAAGGCGACCACCAGATCAGCAACCTGGTAGAACACACCCTCCACATCCCCGCCGCCCCGGAGCTGCTGCTTCCCATTCTGGAGACGGTGCCGCTGCAGCTACTGGCCTACCACATCGCAGTAAGAAGAGGCTGCGACGTGGACCAGCCAAGAAATCTTGCGAAGAGTGTGACGGTGGAGTAA
- a CDS encoding AAA family ATPase has protein sequence MQIQSLELYNFRAFEQCKVEFAPITVLVGPNNAGKSSILSALRILSQTLKSVDPDTTLLLEQLGSYRDVVHGNKTGRGIRIRAEFSSDTGNPSFDLKYKYRVQRREVALSEFMAFERTPDGGESTILRTTYSEITRRQLLRFIAGIPEGIIGQVPVPFYHFLPRISFLFWEQLAKKSKGRLRFHKNQDFPPKGSSSLTKWVREIQYLLSSLQYLGPFREDPKRNYPFSGERPSLLESSGHGATDILMTDFFRRGRQKRELTKKVSQWLTRAGIADDIEVVAISDRQYDIRLRHPITQESSNLADVGFGASQILPVLIAGYDIAPGSLFSVEQPEIHLHPKAQAELGEFFGDLYGRKVQSVIETHSEHLIIRLQRKVALGEIKPEDIVFNYINPTKSGKEIVTLKLNEKGLFTDKWPNGFFEERMQETLGLAKAPLLRRASR, from the coding sequence ATGCAGATTCAGTCGCTAGAACTTTATAATTTTCGTGCTTTTGAGCAGTGCAAAGTTGAATTTGCACCGATCACAGTTCTAGTCGGACCCAACAATGCCGGCAAAAGTTCAATATTAAGCGCCTTACGCATACTCTCGCAAACGTTGAAGAGCGTTGACCCGGATACAACTCTCCTATTGGAACAACTCGGCTCTTATAGGGATGTTGTCCACGGCAATAAGACCGGTCGTGGCATTCGCATTAGAGCTGAATTTTCATCGGATACTGGTAATCCAAGCTTCGATCTCAAGTACAAATATCGCGTTCAGAGACGCGAGGTCGCACTAAGTGAGTTTATGGCGTTTGAGCGCACGCCTGATGGCGGTGAATCAACAATACTAAGAACTACTTATTCCGAAATAACACGGAGACAACTTCTTCGCTTTATCGCAGGGATTCCAGAAGGAATCATTGGTCAAGTTCCGGTCCCCTTTTATCATTTTCTCCCTCGCATCAGCTTCTTATTTTGGGAACAACTTGCAAAAAAGTCGAAAGGCAGGCTTCGCTTTCATAAGAATCAAGATTTCCCCCCAAAGGGATCTAGCTCTCTGACTAAGTGGGTACGGGAAATTCAATATCTTCTTTCTTCGCTTCAGTACCTTGGACCATTCCGCGAGGATCCCAAGAGGAATTATCCTTTTTCAGGAGAAAGACCTTCTTTGCTTGAAAGTTCCGGTCACGGTGCGACCGACATACTAATGACTGATTTTTTTCGAAGAGGAAGACAGAAGCGGGAGCTCACCAAAAAAGTCAGCCAGTGGCTGACACGTGCTGGCATCGCAGATGATATCGAAGTCGTTGCAATCAGTGACAGGCAATACGATATTCGTCTTAGGCATCCTATAACCCAAGAATCTTCGAATCTCGCTGACGTCGGTTTCGGTGCATCTCAAATCCTTCCCGTCCTTATCGCTGGTTATGATATTGCCCCTGGCTCGCTATTTTCTGTTGAACAGCCTGAGATTCACCTTCACCCAAAAGCTCAAGCTGAGTTGGGCGAATTTTTTGGTGATCTCTACGGTCGAAAAGTGCAAAGTGTAATCGAAACACATAGCGAACATCTAATTATTCGGTTGCAGAGGAAAGTCGCATTAGGGGAAATCAAACCAGAAGACATCGTATTCAATTACATAAATCCAACAAAAAGCGGCAAGGAAATTGTCACTTTGAAGCTGAATGAAAAAGGTTTGTTCACAGATAAGTGGCCAAATGGATTCTTTGAAGAGAGGATGCAAGAGACTTTAGGTTTGGCTAAGGCTCCATTGCTAAGAAGAGCATCTCGATGA